The following coding sequences lie in one Sorex araneus isolate mSorAra2 chromosome 4, mSorAra2.pri, whole genome shotgun sequence genomic window:
- the BRI3 gene encoding brain protein I3 produces the protein MAHKPLLGERPPAYNLEAGQGDFACGPPGYGAIPSAPPPPPYPYLVTGIPTAQPRVYNIQSRTVTRYPANSIVVVGGCPVCRVGVLEDSFTFLGIFLAIILFPFGFICCFALRKRRCPNCGASFS, from the exons ATGGCCCACAAGCCCCTGCTGGGGGAGCGGCCGCCCGCCTACAACCTGGAGGCCGGCCAGGGCGACTTCGCGTGCGGCCCGCCCGGCTACGGCGCCATCCCCtcggcgcccccgccgccgccctaCCCCTACCTCGTCACAG GGATCCCCACCGCGCAGCCTCGAGTGTACAACATCCAGAGCCGGACCGTCACCAGGTACCCCGCCAATTCCATCGTGGTCGTCGGAGGCTGCCCCGTGTGCAG GGTTGGCGTCTTGGAGGATTCCTTCACCTTCCTGGGCATCTTCTTGGCCATCATCTTATTCCCCTTCGGTTTCATCTGCTGTTTCGCCTTGAGGAAGCGAAGATGCCCCAACTGCGGAGCCTCCTTTAGTTAA